DNA from Leptospira koniambonensis:
ATCTACCAACACTTCTCCTGGATTTATAAGATCGCTCTTAAATTTTTCCAAAGGTAAATTTAGGATCTTTAGTTCTTCTGTTAGATTTTTATAATATTTTGTTTCTTCGGAAAAATTTCCTTCTTTGGAATATATCTCCACCTGCGTACCTTCCGCCCTTAAAAATTGGGCTAAGGCATATCCATCGCCTCCGTTATTTCCGGAACCGCAGAGTATGATTACTTTTTTTGCAGATTTGAAAATATCTTCCCAGGTTTTGAAGATAGAAAGTGCAGCGAATCCCATGAGTAAGGTCCCCGAAATTTTTCTATCTCGGATGGTTTGCTCGTCTAGGGTTTTTGCTTCTTCTTCGCTAAATAAAACCTGGAAATTAGGAGCTTGGCTCATTTTATTTCCATTTATGGATCTCTAAATAGCCGGATCTGATCTTCATGGAATAGATTTCATCATTTGTATCCATCCAAGTTTCTCTCCAAAGTCCGCGAGGAGGAGGGTAGTTGAGCCGGATATTATTCACATGATTTCCATCTTCGTCGTGAACCTGTAGTCTGATTGAATTCCCTTCTTCTACTTCCGTTTCCCAGATGAAAAAGTTATCATTGTTTAGGACCCAATATATTGTTTCAGAAGGATCTTGGATCTCTTTGATCGGAGTGATCCTTTTATCTTTAAGTTCGTATTTTAAGATCTTTCTATTTTTAAATCTTCCGGATTTGGTTTCGTAAAAACTAAAGGATCCGAGCACATATTCTCCATCTGGATGAGAGATGAAAGAATCCACATACCAAGTGTAGGCTTCTCCCTGGTTCAAAGAATCTTTGAAGTCGGAACCTTCTACCTTTTGTTTTAATTTTCCGGACTCGTCAAAAATGCTAAGTCTCATCACTCCATTTTGTCTATGGAAAACGAATAATAGATCGTTGTTCCCCGCTTCCATTCTTTCTACATAACCGAATGGAATGGAACCTCCCACACCATCGGCGTAGATTGTTTGGGAAAGTTTTCCGGAATCATTTATTTTTAAGATCACAGAAGGAACTGCTTCTTCTGCTTCCGTACGAAATTCTCCGGATTTTTTTGTATAAATGTTTTCAGCTACTTTGTCTGACTTAGCATCTTCTCTGGAAATTCTGGACTGAACAAATATATCATCTCCGTCCGAGACGGTAACGAGTCCTATTCTTCCTAATTTAATATTATAAGTTTTGACTTTGTCCTGTTTTTCTTTGGAGTTTCCGATCACAAACTTAAGATCTCCGTCAGAGTTGAATGCTTTGATCAATGATTGTTCAAAGTCAGGAACGTAAATCACTCCGGAAGCAACTGCAACTTGGTTTGGAACATTTGTAGGAACCCGATTGACTATACTAACTTGTAATTC
Protein-coding regions in this window:
- a CDS encoding LIC_12708 family protein, yielding MSRANQKYLPFFLCFILAIGACSKFRVDDYNPYLYGRVKLGKDLKELQVSIVNRVPTNVPNQVAVASGVIYVPDFEQSLIKAFNSDGDLKFVIGNSKEKQDKVKTYNIKLGRIGLVTVSDGDDIFVQSRISREDAKSDKVAENIYTKKSGEFRTEAEEAVPSVILKINDSGKLSQTIYADGVGGSIPFGYVERMEAGNNDLLFVFHRQNGVMRLSIFDESGKLKQKVEGSDFKDSLNQGEAYTWYVDSFISHPDGEYVLGSFSFYETKSGRFKNRKILKYELKDKRITPIKEIQDPSETIYWVLNNDNFFIWETEVEEGNSIRLQVHDEDGNHVNNIRLNYPPPRGLWRETWMDTNDEIYSMKIRSGYLEIHKWK